The following proteins are encoded in a genomic region of Gossypium hirsutum isolate 1008001.06 chromosome D05, Gossypium_hirsutum_v2.1, whole genome shotgun sequence:
- the LOC107897045 gene encoding probable BOI-related E3 ubiquitin-protein ligase 2 yields the protein MAVQAPLYAENMCGVQDWMVNPAPALIPSSYFTLQDPSRYTLPFHLQQNAHNLAVASSSSSSASDAFGSVALSQSLDAQLEMQRQELDCVLRLQNERLRSALREQRKRQSAILLKCMESKAMHLIRQKEEDLARATKKTMEFEASLRKAEMESHSWQNLAKAKEAMIMDLNNTLEQARESLVWVSNAPEDAESLFRDQQEGDMKQKSNNNNKMACKHCNARSPCVVFLPCRHLCSCKSCETFLEACPVCNSIKEASIKVFWV from the exons ATGGCTGTTCAAGCACCTTTGTATGCTGAAAATATGTGCGGTGTTCAGGATTGGATGGTAAACCCTGCACCTGCTCTAATTCCTTCCTCGTATTTCACTCTTCAAGACCCTTCTCGATATACGCTTCCTTTTCATCTGCAACAAAACGCTCACAATTTGGctgttgcttcttcttcttcctcttccgcATCTGATGCTTTTGGCTCTGTGGCTCTTTCACAATCGTTGGACGCTCAACTGGAGATGCAAAGACAGGAGCTTGATTGCGTTCTTCGATTGCAG AATGAGAGGCTAAGATCTGCTTTACGTGAGCAAAGAAAACGACAATCGGCCATCCTGCTAAAATGTATGGAATCAAAGGCCATGCATTTGATAAGGCAAAAGGAAGAAGACTTGGCTCGAGCAACAAAGAAAACAATGGAGTTCGAAGCCTCACTAAGAAAAGCGGAAATGGAGAGTCATTCGTGGCAAAACCTTGCTAAAGCAAAGGAAGCGATGATCATGGATCTCAACAACACACTGGAACAAGCGAGGGAGAGCCTAGTCTGGGTCAGCAATGCACCAGAGGATGCAGAATCACTTTTCAGAGATCAACAAGAAGGAGACATGAAACAAAagagcaataataataataagatggcTTGCAAACACTGCAATGCTAGGAGCCCGTGTGTCGTGTTTCTACCATGTAGACACCTTTGCTCGTGCAAGTCTTGTGAAACTTTCCTCGAAGCTTGTCCTGTCTGTAACTCTATAAAGGAAGCAAGCATCAAGGTTTTTTGGGTCTAA